The DNA segment CCCAATTCCCCGCCATCTGAATAGCTTATACGGGAAACCGCCAGCACGGTTTCGCCGCTGACGCTGCGCAAGCGGGCCTCAGGAATGATGACCGCCAAACCGTTTTCGTTCGCCCGGACAGTGACATCACCGGCTAAATTGCCGTTGCGCACCGATCGGCTAAGCCCGCGTTCAAACTTCGCCAATAGCGGGGCCAACAATGTCCCCTCCGACGCATCGCGTGCATCGACCAGAACACCTTCATCGCCAAGCGCGACCCGCGCGCCATCACCGCGGAAACTACCGTCCCAATCGGCACGATCCATCCCCGACGAAGCGCGCATGGTCCCATCGAGCTTCACCGTGTCGACCTGCAATTCGGGTATCGCCAATTGTGTACCCGCGAATTCGTGGCGAACGACTAGGGAACCGTCAGTTTGGCCGCTCTCTCCCGCGTCAAAGCTCCACGTTAATTCTGCATTGCCCGCCAGTGCTTCCAGTGATGCCTGTGAGTATGCCAATCTGTCCGCTTCAAAATCGAAGCCACCGTCCATTGATGCGAGATCAGGGGCCAATTCGATCTGGGCGGCGATATTTGCAGCTTTCAAACTTGTCCCGGCGCATACGGCATCGCCCAAGCGAATCGGGCCGTCGAAACGCGGGCGTCCGTTTGAAGTTGTCAGTTCGCCATAGATCGTGACAGTTTGAGCGCGGCAATCATCGAACCCCAATCCCGGCGCGGTCGCGGCGATTGTGCCGACAAAACCGTCATCAATCCGGCCAGCCCCGTCCATTTTCACGCCGACGGTTCCAAAATCGCTGATGAATGACGCCCGGCCATCCACAATTGCGACATCCAATGCAGGCAATGCAGGCGGTTCGTCGCTTTGCGCAAAAAGGACGCTGTCGAGTGATCCAAGGCTAAAGACACCGTCGCGATAGCTTCCGTAAAGACGCGGATTCACCACTTCGATCCGAGTGATTTCGGGAACACGGAGCGAATATCCGATATCCACGATGATCGTTTCCGCGGTTAGATCGGGCGATTCAGCATCGCCTACAACCACATTGCTCAAGATCTGTTGCTGCGGTCCGATTGCGGTGATGTCATAGGTAACCTCTACACCCGCATCCGCGATGGCGTCGTCGATCAGGCTTCCAGCAATTTCTTCGCGATTGAACCACACAATCGCGGTGACGATCGACAAAATGACAAACAATACGAGGCTAATGCGCCAGCGCCATTTTTGCGGCCAAACGCCCCTTTTGTTTTCCCTGACACTGGCAAGCGCGTCCAGGCGCTCCTGCGAGGCAAGGTCTTGGGTGTCTAGAGAGGGCGGTTTGGCCTGTGCCATGTTCGACATCACTTGCGCGGATCGTTGTCCAAAGGCAATAAACGACTAAATAAACTGAACGGACAACGAGGTTGGTGAGGCGCAGATTGCCACAGTCTGAAGACAGTTTCGATTTTTCACACGGTTCGGGATCAGATTCCGCGGACGACACGGGCGTGTCGGCCAAATCGGTGCTGCAATCCGATTCCAGCAAAGCCGCCGGCAAAGGCCACCGCGAAAGATTGAGGCAGCGCCTTTTGAAAGGCGGGGCAGAGGCTTTGGCCGACTACGAAGTTTTAGAATACCTTCTATTTGCGGCGATAAAGCAAGGGGACACGAAACCCGTGGCAAAGGCGTTGCTGGCACGCTTTGGATCGCTGGCCGGGGTTCTCAATGCCGATCCGTCTGCGCTGCAACACGTAAAAGGCGTAGGTCAAACCAGCGCGGCCGCGCTCAAAAGCGTTGCGATTGCATCGCGCCGAATGGCCCGCAGCGAGATTGCAGCGAAACCGGTCCTTGGTTCTTGGCAATCGCTGATCGATTACCTGTCTATCGATATGGCCCACTTAACGGTCGAACGCGTGCGCGTTCTGTACCTTGATGGAAAAAACCGCCTTATCGATGACCATCACGCCGCAGAAGGATCAATCGACGAGGCGGCGATCCACCCGCGCGAGGTGATCCGTCGGGCGATGGATGTGGGTGCGTCAGCCCTTATCCTTGTCCACAATCATCCAAGCGGCAATCCAGAGCCGAGCCGGGCAGACATTCAGATCACTCAGAAAATCTCCGAGGCGGGCCGTTTGTTGGGCGTCACCCTGCATGACCATGTGATCATCGGGCGCGAAGGCCACATTAGCCTCCGCGCCAAAGGGTTGATCTGACGCCGAACAATCAGGCGTAATTTGCAGCGCTTGCTGCCTGATTTCAGACGACGGTCACTGTTTCTCCGTGATCAATCGAACGCCTGAATGTTGAGCAAAGAAATTCCATGCCCAATTGACCATCACGGTAACCCGATTGCGCGTGCCGGTGAGAAATCCGACATGGACAACCCCCCAAAGCCACCACGCCAAAGCGCCCGACAATTTTAAAAAGCCGAAATCTGCAACCGCCGATTTGCGGCCAATCGTCGCAAGGCTGCCTTGATGTTTGTAAGCAAACGCGCCGGGGCATTTCTTACCCAGCAATTCCGCCTCCAACACTGTCGAGACATAGGCACCGGCTTGTTTCGCAGCGGGGGCCAGTCCTGGCACCGAATTTCCATCCCATGCCTTGCTGTCGGCGGTGTCACCGATCGCAAAAATATCGGGCAATGGATCGCCTGATGGGCCCAACACACGCATCCGATCGTTCACTTGGACACGACCCGAACGATCGGCTTGAGCACCCAACCATTGCGCCGCTGGTGATGCCGCAACGCCAGCCGCCCAAAGCACGGTTTCGGTTTCAATCAGGGTGTCATCGCCAATGCGCACATGCGCCTCAGCGATTTCAGTAACGCGTCCACCGGTGCGGATTTCAACGCCCAACTCTTCGAGAGATTGCGCCGCCTTCTTTGACAATTCCTCAGGGAATGCTGGCAATATTCGCGGACCCGATTGGACAAGAATGACCCGCGCGGTCGAAGGATCGACGGTGCGAAACTCTCGTTCGACACTTACGCGGGACAGTTCGGCAATCGCCCCGGCAAGCTCAACCCCGGTGGGGCCAGCGCCAACAATCACAAACGTCAAAAGGCGTTTGATCCGTTCTTCATCATCAGACGCCTCAGCCTCTTCAAACGCGTTAAGGATCGATGCGCGCACCGCCACACCATCTTCAACCGTCTTCAAACCGGGCGCGTAGGGTCCCCATTCATCGCGGCCAAAATAGCTGTGCGTTGCACCGGTGGCCAAGATCAGGCGATCATAGGTCAATGTTTGATCGCCGTTGTACCGAACGGTTTTTCCATCCGCGTCGATGCCATCCACTGCGCCTTTCAAGACCCGCACATTGCCATCGCCTTTAAACAAGCTGCGGATAGGTGTCGCGATGTCGGAAGGGTTCAACGTTGCGGTCGCAATTTGATACAGCAGCGGTTGGAACAGGTGATAATTGCGTTTGTCGATCACCGTGATGCGAACGGGCAAACGCTTCATCTTTGCCACGGCTGCCAATCCGCCAAACCCGGCACCAACAACCACGACATGCGGCCAGCGATCCGGAATCTCGGAATATTCACGATCAAACAGGATGTTCTTCTCCATCCAGGCAAGGATCCACCGATCAACCGACAGCACCCCTGCCCCGCGCGCTTCGTAAAGCGAAAGGAAAAGGAATGGGAACAAAGTGACGTTGGGATGCGCGCCCGAGATCATGAAAAGCGCGATCAGGATAAACAGGCCATAAGACACCACAACCGCGCCAAAACCGGTGAAAAAGAACACCGACGACACGATCGCCAACCAATCCGGAAAACCGCCAAACACGGTGGTCGGAAGCCATCGTTGTACCGCAATCGGCATGTCGATCACTCCGGCATATTGCAGCAAGCTCAGACCCATCCAAATGCGGATCGCCGCCATGACAATGGGCGCAATGTTGGCGCGCAACCAATCCCAAAACTGAATTGTTGGACGGGCAAGTGGAAAGGCGCTTGCTTTCAACCCCGATGCCAGAACCCGGTCGAGGGACAATGCGCCCGGTCCATGAAAAACGTACCAGACCAACATCGCGCTAACGAAAAGGTTGGTCGTGGTTGGGACATAAACTGCCTGTGATACGATCGTCAGCGCGGCCATCGCCAAAGCGGCCGGTCGCGTAAAGAAACCGGCGATCAACGCAATGGGACCAATCAATTCGATTGCCAATCCGACGGTCGCAGCGGTTACCGGATCCATCCACGTGACCGGATATTCAAACGTCGCGAGATAGACCGTCGTTTCCCAATCGGCTGCTTTCACCAAACCGGACCGCAGGAACCACATCGCGATAAAAAACCGAATCACTACGTCGGTGAACGGCCAGAACGTCTCCGTCCCATCGAGGTACCATTTTGACCAGCGCCGCAATGTCACCCGAATGAAGGGCGAATAGCGTTCCTCTTGCAGCTTTTCCGGTTCCACGGCGGGCACAGGCATAGCCTGCTCGCCGGTTTGGCTCGCGCTTGACATAAAATGTTCCTCCTGCCGTCCCGTTCGCGCGATGTGCGGTTTCGGTTACAACGGCCCCCTCTGAAATGAACAAACACTGCTTCGTTGAAGGTGTAAACCATGAATGCCCGCCGAATTTGTGGTAAGACCAGTGGACAGCGCGCCGCCCGCGATGCGCACACCCTTGCCAAGCGGCGCGCGCGCGAATAGCCGCGCACATGAAAAAGGCGCTCGGTTCGACCAATCCCGATGCCTTTGCCCAAAGTTAGCATCCAAAAGGAACGCCCATCATGGTCCCGCGTTATGCCCGCCCCACAATGTCAGCCTTATGGGAACCCGAAGCCAAATTCCGCATATGGTTCGAGATAGAGGCGCATGCGACGCAGAAATTGGGCGAGATGGGAGTTGTTCCCGCTTCGGCTGGAAAGGCGCTGTGGGATTGGTGGGCGACGAACCCAAAGATCGACGTCGAAGCAATTGACGCAATCGAAGCGGTGACCAAGCACGACGTTATCGCGTTTCTGACATGGGTTGCGGAACAAGTGGACGCCGCAGGGTATACCGGCGAAGCGCGCTTCATGCACCAAGGGATGACCAGTTCCGACGTGTTGGACACCACCTTGGCGGTGCAATTGGCGCGCGCGACTGACATTCTGCTCGATGACCTTGACGCTTTGTGCGACGCCATCAAAACGCGCGCGGAGGAACACAAATTTACGCCAACAATCGGTCGCAGCCACGGCATTCATGCCGAACCGGTTACCTTCGGATTGAAACTGGCACAGGCCTATGCTGAGTTTGATCGGTGTCGCGATCGCCTCGTGGCCGCCCGCAAAGAAATCGCAACCTGCGCCGTTTCCGGCGCTGTTGGCACTTTTGCGAATATCGATCCCGAAGTGGAAGCCTATGTCGCCGACCAATTGGGTTTGACGCCAGAACCGGTCAGCACACAAGTCATCCCGCGCGATCGGCACGCTATGTATTTCTCGACCCTAGCGGTTATCGCGGGATCGATTGAGCGGCTGGCGGTGGAAGTTCGCCATTTGCAGCGCACCGAAGTTTTGGAAGCAGAAGAATACTTCTCGCCGGGTCAAAAAGGTTCGTCGGCAATGCCGCACAAACGCAATCCGATCCTAACCGAAAACCTTACCGGGCAGGCACGGATGATCCGCGCTTATGCCCTTCCCGCTCTTGAAAATGTCGCCTTGTGGCATGAACGGGATATATCGCATTCATCCGTCGAACGATTCATCGGCCCTGATGCGACGATCACATTGGATTTCGCGCTCGCACGTTTGACCGGTGTTGTTGAAAAATTGCTGGTTTATCCTGAGCGCATGCAAAGCAATCTTGATGCGATGGGTGGGCTTGTTCATTCGCAACGGGTGTTGCTCGCATTGACCCAAGCCGGGGTGAGCCGCGAAGACGCCTATCGTCTCGTACAACGCAACGCGATGAAGGTTTGGGAATCAAACGGAGCGTTGTCATTGCTCGACCTGTTGAAAGGCGACGATGAAGTCACAGCGGCGCTATCGCACGAACAATTGGAGGAGAAATTCGATCTCGAATATCACTTCAAACATGTCGAAACGATCTTTGCGCGCGTGTTTGGTTAGACGGTTTGGGCCCTGTGCTAGACTCCTTAGGCAAAAACCTTAGAATTCGAACCATGGCGTAAGACACATAAGGGATAGCCACTTGCAGATTGTACGCACCATAATCTGGGTCGTGTTGGCCGCATTTGTTGTAATGTTTGTGCTCACCAATTTCGGTGAACCGCAACGCGTCAAAATTTGGCCGTCGGAAAATCCCATTGGCTTTGATTGGCCCGTGGGCGTGATCGCTTTGGTGTTTTGGCTGGTCGGGGTCATACCGACATGGCTGTATCACCGCGGGGTGAAGTGGAGCCTCAATCGGCGGATTCGAAGCCTTGAGGCATCGATCAAATCCAACGCATTGGCCCACCGCCCTGATCCCGGCACCGGATCTTCGGCGGCCACCGAAAACACACCAGTCCCCGCCCCGGAAGCCAAGCCCACCGACAGTTTAACCCCGGCACCACCTTCCACAGAAAGCGGCAGTGCATGAGCAACCCCATCTACCTCGCGCTGGATGTGCCCCAGATTGAGCCTGCGAAGGTTTTAATCAACAAAGTTAAGGCGCATATTGGCGGGGTAAAATTGGGGTTGGAATTCTATTGCGCGCATGGACCGCACGGCGTGCATGAAATCGCGCATATGGGTTTGCCGATTTTCCTCGATCTGAAATTTCATGACATCCCCAACACTGTGGCCGGTGCGATGCAGGCGGTGCATGTCTACGAACCGAAAATCGTCACCGTTCATGCCAGCGGCGGGCGGGCGATGATGGAAGACGCAAAAGCGGCAGCGGCGGAAGGCTGCAAAGTTGTCGCGGTCACCATGTTGACCAGTCTTGATGATCGCGATCTCAAAAACACCGGC comes from the Erythrobacter sp. Alg231-14 genome and includes:
- the radC gene encoding RadC family protein, whose amino-acid sequence is MPQSEDSFDFSHGSGSDSADDTGVSAKSVLQSDSSKAAGKGHRERLRQRLLKGGAEALADYEVLEYLLFAAIKQGDTKPVAKALLARFGSLAGVLNADPSALQHVKGVGQTSAAALKSVAIASRRMARSEIAAKPVLGSWQSLIDYLSIDMAHLTVERVRVLYLDGKNRLIDDHHAAEGSIDEAAIHPREVIRRAMDVGASALILVHNHPSGNPEPSRADIQITQKISEAGRLLGVTLHDHVIIGREGHISLRAKGLI
- a CDS encoding FAD-dependent oxidoreductase; this translates as MSSASQTGEQAMPVPAVEPEKLQEERYSPFIRVTLRRWSKWYLDGTETFWPFTDVVIRFFIAMWFLRSGLVKAADWETTVYLATFEYPVTWMDPVTAATVGLAIELIGPIALIAGFFTRPAALAMAALTIVSQAVYVPTTTNLFVSAMLVWYVFHGPGALSLDRVLASGLKASAFPLARPTIQFWDWLRANIAPIVMAAIRIWMGLSLLQYAGVIDMPIAVQRWLPTTVFGGFPDWLAIVSSVFFFTGFGAVVVSYGLFILIALFMISGAHPNVTLFPFLFLSLYEARGAGVLSVDRWILAWMEKNILFDREYSEIPDRWPHVVVVGAGFGGLAAVAKMKRLPVRITVIDKRNYHLFQPLLYQIATATLNPSDIATPIRSLFKGDGNVRVLKGAVDGIDADGKTVRYNGDQTLTYDRLILATGATHSYFGRDEWGPYAPGLKTVEDGVAVRASILNAFEEAEASDDEERIKRLLTFVIVGAGPTGVELAGAIAELSRVSVEREFRTVDPSTARVILVQSGPRILPAFPEELSKKAAQSLEELGVEIRTGGRVTEIAEAHVRIGDDTLIETETVLWAAGVAASPAAQWLGAQADRSGRVQVNDRMRVLGPSGDPLPDIFAIGDTADSKAWDGNSVPGLAPAAKQAGAYVSTVLEAELLGKKCPGAFAYKHQGSLATIGRKSAVADFGFLKLSGALAWWLWGVVHVGFLTGTRNRVTVMVNWAWNFFAQHSGVRLITEKQ
- the purB gene encoding adenylosuccinate lyase; translation: MVPRYARPTMSALWEPEAKFRIWFEIEAHATQKLGEMGVVPASAGKALWDWWATNPKIDVEAIDAIEAVTKHDVIAFLTWVAEQVDAAGYTGEARFMHQGMTSSDVLDTTLAVQLARATDILLDDLDALCDAIKTRAEEHKFTPTIGRSHGIHAEPVTFGLKLAQAYAEFDRCRDRLVAARKEIATCAVSGAVGTFANIDPEVEAYVADQLGLTPEPVSTQVIPRDRHAMYFSTLAVIAGSIERLAVEVRHLQRTEVLEAEEYFSPGQKGSSAMPHKRNPILTENLTGQARMIRAYALPALENVALWHERDISHSSVERFIGPDATITLDFALARLTGVVEKLLVYPERMQSNLDAMGGLVHSQRVLLALTQAGVSREDAYRLVQRNAMKVWESNGALSLLDLLKGDDEVTAALSHEQLEEKFDLEYHFKHVETIFARVFG
- a CDS encoding DUF1049 domain-containing protein, coding for MQIVRTIIWVVLAAFVVMFVLTNFGEPQRVKIWPSENPIGFDWPVGVIALVFWLVGVIPTWLYHRGVKWSLNRRIRSLEASIKSNALAHRPDPGTGSSAATENTPVPAPEAKPTDSLTPAPPSTESGSA
- the pyrF gene encoding orotidine-5'-phosphate decarboxylase, with the protein product MSNPIYLALDVPQIEPAKVLINKVKAHIGGVKLGLEFYCAHGPHGVHEIAHMGLPIFLDLKFHDIPNTVAGAMQAVHVYEPKIVTVHASGGRAMMEDAKAAAAEGCKVVAVTMLTSLDDRDLKNTGVGGTPHDHVMRLAELAHTSGLDGIVCSGQEVGDVRKQWKDGFFVVPGLRPAGSQTGDQKRTVTPRSARDDGASILVIGRPISRADDPAAAARAIEATL